From a single Aminobacterium mobile DSM 12262 genomic region:
- the csrA gene encoding carbon storage regulator CsrA gives MLVLSRKVGEALVIGDAIEISILEVRGDTVRIGIEAPRNVRVWRKEIWIETARENIKAAAPMSIGKETEELLRKTLRESNKDNKKC, from the coding sequence ATGCTCGTTCTCAGCCGAAAAGTTGGCGAAGCTCTTGTGATTGGCGATGCCATAGAAATATCTATTCTCGAAGTACGTGGCGACACTGTGCGTATTGGAATAGAAGCGCCTCGGAACGTGAGAGTCTGGAGAAAAGAGATCTGGATTGAGACGGCTCGGGAAAATATAAAGGCGGCAGCGCCCATGAGTATAGGAAAAGAAACAGAAGAGCTCCTTCGTAAAACATTGCGAGAGAGCAACAAGGATAACAAAAAATGCTAA
- the fliW gene encoding flagellar assembly protein FliW, which yields MTRVLETTRFGRLEVTSEAVVYFPKGLPGFEDHYEWVVAGEDENPIKWLQSVKDEDVALPVVSPLLIEKNYDPALSSEDLEALGGDAHKLTVMVVVTVPPAAPWDMTANLRAPIVVNHEERMAKQVISGNEAYEVRTPVLPQSVRDLMRKQAVGGES from the coding sequence ATGACCCGCGTACTTGAAACGACCCGTTTCGGCCGTTTAGAAGTGACATCGGAAGCGGTGGTTTATTTCCCCAAAGGCCTTCCGGGATTTGAAGACCATTACGAATGGGTGGTGGCAGGAGAGGACGAGAATCCTATAAAATGGCTGCAGAGCGTTAAAGACGAAGATGTAGCGTTGCCTGTTGTTTCCCCCCTTCTTATAGAGAAAAATTATGATCCGGCCCTGAGCAGCGAGGATTTAGAGGCTCTTGGCGGAGATGCACATAAATTGACTGTTATGGTTGTCGTTACTGTCCCTCCAGCAGCTCCGTGGGATATGACTGCGAACCTGCGTGCACCTATTGTTGTTAACCACGAAGAGCGCATGGCAAAACAGGTAATTTCGGGTAATGAAGCCTACGAGGTGAGAACGCCAGTGTTGCCTCAGAGCGTTCGGGATTTAATGAGGAAACAGGCTGTAGGGGGCGAGTCCTGA
- the flgL gene encoding flagellar hook-associated protein FlgL — MLRVTNPMLQRTMLSDMHKNLARLLEEQRQLNTGKKHARPSDNPIDVTRELGLHTSIFENSQYQRNLDDAVTWLSNTDTAMNQITDVVQRIQELSVYAGDGGLGETELNAIAEEILQLQEELVNIANYSVEGRFLLAGLNTSVPPFQRDVSGRVLYTGNREHVNFEVEQGVVGQVSFHGRELFPQNETNYAIRSRALPMNFRWEGRSEILQFKVGDRVAKVRIPEQWSDDQLPGIDQPSDENGFRDQGEMKGYTLSQIADIINNSTEMGSVSKLATVRVMTDPQKQVQYLEFVGHTGEPIQVTSWPETDKDQVDHSHIGLIDLLGMETTLQSIEFSSDALSLDGGGLHWRLQSGDHKADLQIDANASLTVEELAERIRQVAGDWLEVVVQSDNEEVQDGNLEGATKKLLLRPKENAPLTVYDRSTVPSAHYAAQWGLSTAQETASGVSVTFPNADGLDPSLPALMKVSVGGEDHIVKIYLDDVRSSTGGNNVDSVKVMEQIVAQVGEDILGLDVLDKDSGYAALYAKTGEPVVIRDMNFSDPSFAQYSGGLALQMGLQTGLVGGTGTSDTATTSGGTLRIATLGKSVDITIDPGSSPEDVTRRIREAAGDWIDVSYFDPQPGVNGSQIQFGLVAKDGSRLTVYDVKGSVASDMMNIDNAVKGTVDISGWTPPANGTLTVSIKGMKHSIDLSTLAPAEAGHPVGIQDLVNTINSRFQGQDIRAGIVKDGGEERLVFWSPKGYSFKVEQNGDDSSALLGTPAMETSSRGGSGPYSQRVAVRTGADREASDFFGVLDNLARAVRQGDQEGISSALMGKIDSFQDNLLRIRTREGAVQKRYTSNNARLKQNNLNLTDLYSKVSDVDLAEAYTQYKMNEAVYQASLAIIARIVQPTLVDFLR, encoded by the coding sequence ATGCTTCGAGTGACGAACCCTATGCTTCAGAGAACCATGCTTTCAGATATGCATAAAAACTTAGCTCGTTTGCTTGAAGAGCAGCGTCAGCTGAATACGGGAAAAAAGCACGCGCGTCCATCGGATAATCCCATCGATGTGACTCGAGAGTTAGGGCTTCATACTTCTATTTTTGAAAACTCTCAGTATCAGAGAAACCTTGATGATGCTGTAACGTGGCTTTCTAATACAGATACAGCCATGAACCAGATTACAGATGTGGTTCAACGTATTCAAGAGTTGTCTGTTTATGCAGGTGACGGAGGTTTAGGCGAGACAGAGCTGAACGCTATTGCCGAGGAAATTCTTCAGCTTCAGGAAGAACTTGTTAATATTGCTAATTATTCTGTAGAAGGAAGGTTCCTTCTTGCCGGTCTCAATACGTCTGTTCCTCCTTTTCAGCGAGATGTATCTGGTCGGGTCCTGTACACAGGAAATAGAGAGCATGTAAATTTTGAGGTGGAACAGGGCGTAGTTGGCCAGGTGTCTTTTCATGGCCGGGAACTTTTCCCCCAGAATGAGACAAATTATGCTATTCGGAGTCGGGCTCTCCCCATGAATTTTAGGTGGGAAGGCCGCTCTGAGATCCTCCAGTTTAAAGTAGGAGATAGAGTCGCAAAAGTGCGCATTCCAGAGCAGTGGAGCGATGATCAGCTTCCCGGTATCGACCAACCTTCAGATGAAAACGGATTCCGAGATCAGGGAGAGATGAAGGGGTATACCCTCTCACAAATAGCAGATATTATTAACAACAGTACGGAAATGGGAAGCGTCAGCAAACTTGCAACAGTACGAGTGATGACAGACCCTCAAAAGCAAGTTCAATATCTCGAATTTGTGGGGCATACAGGGGAACCTATTCAGGTGACCAGCTGGCCTGAGACCGATAAAGACCAGGTCGATCACAGCCATATAGGCCTTATAGATCTGCTGGGCATGGAGACCACTCTTCAGAGCATAGAATTTTCTTCAGATGCTCTTTCTCTTGATGGGGGGGGGCTTCATTGGCGGCTCCAAAGTGGTGACCATAAAGCTGATTTACAAATTGACGCCAACGCTTCGTTAACTGTGGAAGAGTTGGCAGAGCGGATTCGTCAAGTGGCAGGAGATTGGTTAGAAGTTGTTGTTCAGTCTGATAACGAGGAGGTACAAGATGGGAATCTTGAGGGAGCTACGAAAAAACTCCTCTTGCGGCCTAAGGAGAATGCCCCCCTTACAGTATATGATCGTTCTACAGTGCCAAGTGCCCATTACGCTGCACAATGGGGCCTCTCTACGGCTCAGGAAACCGCTTCAGGTGTTTCTGTAACCTTCCCGAATGCCGATGGCCTCGACCCAAGCCTTCCTGCCCTCATGAAGGTGTCGGTAGGCGGAGAGGATCATATAGTAAAAATCTATCTCGATGATGTACGGAGCAGTACAGGCGGGAACAACGTAGATTCTGTTAAAGTAATGGAGCAGATAGTGGCTCAGGTTGGTGAGGATATCCTGGGCCTGGATGTTTTAGATAAAGATTCGGGGTATGCGGCTCTTTATGCAAAAACAGGTGAGCCGGTAGTCATCAGAGATATGAATTTCTCTGATCCTTCCTTTGCCCAGTACTCGGGCGGACTGGCCCTTCAGATGGGGCTTCAGACTGGCCTTGTAGGCGGAACCGGTACTTCTGACACAGCGACGACAAGTGGTGGAACCCTTCGTATTGCTACTCTCGGCAAAAGTGTGGATATTACCATTGATCCGGGCAGTTCTCCAGAGGACGTAACTCGGCGAATTCGGGAAGCAGCAGGGGATTGGATAGATGTTTCCTATTTTGACCCTCAGCCTGGCGTAAATGGTTCCCAAATACAGTTCGGTCTTGTGGCTAAAGACGGCTCGCGGTTAACTGTATATGACGTAAAGGGATCTGTTGCCAGTGATATGATGAACATCGACAATGCGGTAAAGGGAACAGTTGACATATCGGGATGGACTCCTCCTGCGAACGGAACCCTCACGGTATCGATAAAGGGAATGAAACACTCTATTGATCTCTCTACTCTTGCTCCAGCAGAGGCAGGTCACCCTGTAGGAATACAAGACCTCGTCAATACAATCAACAGCCGTTTTCAGGGGCAAGATATACGGGCGGGAATTGTTAAAGATGGCGGAGAGGAACGGCTTGTTTTCTGGTCTCCAAAAGGATATTCCTTTAAGGTAGAGCAGAATGGAGACGATTCTAGCGCCCTATTAGGAACTCCGGCCATGGAAACGTCAAGCAGAGGCGGATCTGGCCCCTATTCTCAAAGGGTAGCTGTGCGAACAGGAGCTGATCGAGAGGCCAGTGATTTTTTTGGGGTTTTAGATAATTTAGCCAGGGCTGTCCGCCAAGGGGATCAAGAGGGCATTAGTAGTGCGTTGATGGGAAAGATAGATAGTTTTCAAGATAACCTGCTTCGTATTCGGACGCGAGAAGGAGCCGTTCAAAAACGATATACATCCAATAATGCTCGTTTGAAGCAGAATAACCTGAACTTGACAGATCTTTATAGCAAAGTGTCTGATGTTGATCTGGCTGAAGCTTATACCCAATATAAGATGAACGAAGCCGTATATCAGGCGAGTTTGGCGATTATCGCTCGCATAGTGCAGCCCACCCTTGTGGACTTTTTGCGATAG
- the flgK gene encoding flagellar hook-associated protein FlgK, with protein MFNSFFGLEMGRRAMDYFRRAIETAGHNISNANVEGYSRQRVEASSTDPYTVPGLSRPGLPGQIGTGVKIDAIRRLRDDFLDLQFREETSVQGYWEVLEKSLNTIELYVNEPAGEGFKVALDEYWKSLEELHKRPDVPSVRETVVQSAQNLTVFMDQLVRNYDQYRQSLDQEVVLKVQEANDYIDQIAALNRTIAEVQGVGGNPNDLLDRRDLLVEKLSELVDVEVSLPSDMDDGDFKVYLHGKLLVQGDKTRHLVAVSVPGNEGFHDVQVEDNLFDIVDNTDVLFVTPGQNSPEGVHSVYVDRLASETAWKIGGGSSSQTPRLRPQSETEALNIRGSFSLSVGSQGVLSRSKILPSDTILASGKDGDAYSFRVAAGSEERIISIVWNDADGKWDLSDGTNTSQSADGTLSLTDLNGFLNTSLASAQITASLDGNQLTLRSGNNHLLSITDMKGHLMSDLGLNMSGKKVSIDVTEEDSLETIRNKINAAYGEEGGPNRPEEWLHAAIEKDEATGTYFLTLESNVVGEGTRINVMGDENGSLNIARRLGLLGDQDATSCIKASQDAVFSVDGKTYLSSSNALKEARRVPRQSDYSASVLEEVSPGLRFELRGVGQAGVTIKHHVKGGAMRGLMEARDDMILGFIDQFDEITYGLVTEINARHYAGHGTGDSAMTTGVAFFEQVGARYGASRRFAFNSAIDKDSSLIAAARGDGTGHSKGSGDGSNALALAQLKQGKVIQNRSASFNEYYLSFLAELGSRGLQSKTMATNQRHLTLQIDAQRQSTMGVNMDEEMLDIIKFQQAFNAMARYITTIDEMLDRLINGMGIVGR; from the coding sequence ATGTTTAACAGTTTTTTTGGCCTGGAAATGGGCCGGCGCGCCATGGATTACTTTCGGCGTGCTATAGAAACTGCCGGTCATAACATATCGAATGCCAACGTAGAAGGATATTCGCGCCAAAGAGTGGAAGCCTCCTCGACAGACCCTTATACGGTTCCTGGACTTTCTCGACCAGGTCTCCCCGGGCAGATTGGAACGGGGGTCAAAATAGACGCAATTCGAAGGTTACGAGACGATTTCCTCGACCTCCAATTTCGGGAAGAAACTTCTGTACAAGGCTATTGGGAGGTTTTGGAAAAATCCTTAAACACCATAGAACTGTACGTGAACGAGCCTGCAGGGGAAGGATTTAAAGTTGCTCTTGACGAGTATTGGAAAAGTCTGGAAGAACTCCATAAAAGGCCAGATGTACCGTCGGTGAGAGAAACAGTAGTACAGAGTGCCCAAAACCTGACTGTTTTTATGGACCAGCTTGTTCGTAATTACGATCAATACAGACAATCTCTAGATCAAGAAGTTGTGTTAAAGGTTCAGGAAGCAAACGACTATATAGATCAGATTGCAGCCTTAAATCGTACCATTGCGGAAGTGCAGGGGGTTGGTGGAAACCCTAACGACCTTCTCGATCGACGAGATTTGCTGGTAGAGAAATTAAGCGAGTTAGTAGATGTGGAAGTTTCTCTTCCCTCTGACATGGATGATGGAGATTTTAAAGTATATCTTCATGGCAAACTTTTGGTACAGGGAGATAAAACTCGGCATTTAGTAGCGGTTTCAGTGCCAGGGAACGAAGGTTTTCATGATGTTCAAGTAGAAGATAACCTGTTCGACATTGTGGATAATACTGACGTCCTCTTTGTTACACCAGGGCAAAATTCTCCTGAAGGTGTTCATTCTGTATACGTTGACCGACTCGCTTCTGAAACGGCATGGAAAATTGGCGGAGGAAGCTCTTCCCAGACGCCTCGTCTTCGTCCCCAATCAGAGACAGAAGCCCTTAATATTCGTGGAAGTTTTAGTTTGAGTGTAGGTAGCCAAGGTGTGTTGTCCCGTTCAAAGATTCTCCCTTCAGACACAATTCTTGCCTCTGGTAAAGATGGTGATGCATACTCTTTTCGCGTGGCAGCAGGGAGTGAAGAGAGGATCATTTCAATTGTCTGGAACGATGCTGACGGAAAGTGGGATCTCTCTGATGGCACAAATACCTCTCAATCAGCAGATGGGACTCTGTCTTTAACTGACCTGAACGGGTTTCTCAACACGAGCCTTGCTTCAGCTCAGATCACAGCTTCCCTTGATGGGAATCAGCTGACCCTTCGTTCGGGAAACAACCATCTTCTTTCCATTACTGACATGAAGGGACATTTGATGTCGGATTTAGGGTTGAACATGTCGGGAAAGAAGGTCTCTATTGATGTTACTGAGGAGGATTCCTTAGAGACAATTCGGAATAAAATTAATGCGGCTTATGGGGAAGAAGGAGGACCTAATAGGCCTGAAGAGTGGCTCCATGCCGCAATAGAAAAAGATGAAGCTACAGGAACCTACTTCTTGACCCTTGAAAGTAATGTTGTAGGTGAAGGAACGCGAATTAATGTGATGGGGGATGAAAATGGTTCCCTCAACATTGCTCGTCGCCTCGGCCTTTTGGGAGATCAGGATGCCACGAGCTGTATAAAAGCTTCACAAGATGCAGTTTTTTCTGTGGACGGCAAAACCTACCTCTCCAGCAGCAATGCCCTAAAAGAGGCCCGGCGGGTTCCGCGTCAATCTGATTATTCTGCGTCGGTGCTTGAAGAGGTTTCCCCAGGCTTGCGTTTTGAACTTCGAGGCGTGGGGCAAGCGGGTGTAACAATAAAACATCACGTAAAGGGTGGCGCTATGAGAGGTCTTATGGAAGCCCGAGATGACATGATCCTTGGCTTTATAGACCAGTTTGATGAAATAACCTACGGTCTGGTTACGGAAATAAACGCAAGGCACTATGCAGGTCATGGAACAGGGGATTCGGCAATGACCACAGGTGTTGCCTTTTTTGAGCAAGTGGGGGCGAGATACGGAGCCTCCAGACGTTTTGCTTTCAATAGTGCTATTGATAAAGACTCAAGCCTTATAGCTGCAGCGAGAGGAGACGGAACGGGGCATTCAAAGGGATCTGGCGATGGAAGCAACGCTCTGGCTCTGGCACAGCTTAAGCAGGGAAAGGTTATCCAAAACCGCAGCGCAAGCTTCAATGAGTACTATCTTTCTTTTCTGGCAGAGCTTGGCTCTCGAGGGTTGCAGTCGAAAACCATGGCTACGAACCAACGGCATTTGACGTTGCAGATTGACGCCCAGCGCCAGTCTACTATGGGAGTGAATATGGACGAAGAGATGTTGGATATTATTAAGTTTCAGCAGGCATTTAACGCCATGGCCCGATATATTACGACTATAGACGAAATGCTCGACCGGCTTATTAATGGTATGGGCATTGTTGGACGATAG
- the flgN gene encoding flagellar export chaperone FlgN yields MDGQSLVEVLLQQTDVLQKMHSVVVKQREALKEGRLELLQQLMKEQQSLAFEGEALEQERRRLAGRLSSAYHCAPTIMEFCSFLPEQEGVELREAAEALIPVVRNLQAEIGILSRLVDENRALSDILLAEWRRLEGMAAPGCGGLDMSV; encoded by the coding sequence ATGGACGGACAATCGCTGGTAGAAGTCCTTCTGCAGCAGACTGATGTGTTGCAGAAAATGCATAGTGTTGTGGTTAAACAGCGTGAGGCGCTCAAGGAAGGGCGCCTCGAATTATTACAGCAACTTATGAAAGAACAGCAATCTCTAGCCTTTGAAGGGGAGGCATTGGAACAGGAACGCCGACGTTTGGCTGGTCGCCTTTCTTCTGCGTATCATTGTGCCCCTACAATTATGGAGTTTTGTTCTTTTTTACCAGAACAAGAAGGAGTTGAGCTACGGGAGGCCGCCGAAGCTCTTATCCCCGTAGTGCGGAACCTACAGGCTGAAATAGGTATTTTATCTCGTCTCGTTGACGAAAATAGGGCCCTTAGCGACATCTTGCTTGCTGAGTGGCGTCGTTTAGAAGGAATGGCAGCTCCCGGTTGCGGGGGGCTGGATATGTCTGTATAA
- the flgM gene encoding flagellar biosynthesis anti-sigma factor FlgM → MIDKIRGIYGPSPVGKVNGKKYLGQSSAEETDGVEFSAFAKELAKARTELKKVPDVRFEKVEELKKQIQSGQYRPDLHKVAEGLIRAGLLDKDE, encoded by the coding sequence ATGATCGATAAAATTCGTGGTATCTATGGCCCTAGCCCTGTGGGCAAAGTCAATGGTAAAAAGTACCTAGGTCAGTCTTCAGCAGAGGAGACTGACGGTGTTGAATTTAGTGCTTTTGCCAAAGAGCTTGCGAAAGCCCGTACAGAGCTTAAAAAAGTGCCAGATGTCCGTTTTGAGAAGGTAGAAGAACTAAAAAAACAGATTCAGAGCGGGCAATATCGTCCGGATCTCCATAAGGTAGCAGAGGGCTTGATCCGGGCAGGGTTGCTTGACAAGGACGAATGA
- a CDS encoding ComF family protein, giving the protein MFRRIAQFIEHCFWPTECPMCGRIGSVGCVSCLQSLLCHPLQLAIGKDLQLFSGALHKDICRDMVLKLKYAGWGQLGISMGRALGKTFSRIPCCLVPIPLHKKSTRPWNQAALLARGIAQEWNVPVLYGLEWRRHVSAQTSGGSEARRSMASDAFVVTCPFPEAMPVILVDDVCTTGTTLRRGASALKRKGVKVPYAITWSTSLRFSR; this is encoded by the coding sequence ATGTTTCGTAGAATAGCCCAGTTTATAGAGCATTGTTTCTGGCCGACAGAGTGTCCGATGTGTGGCCGAATTGGCTCTGTAGGGTGTGTATCGTGCCTCCAATCGTTGTTATGTCATCCGCTTCAACTCGCCATAGGAAAAGATTTACAGCTTTTTTCAGGTGCCCTTCATAAAGATATTTGCCGAGATATGGTTCTAAAATTGAAATACGCTGGATGGGGGCAACTTGGAATATCCATGGGGAGAGCTTTGGGAAAAACTTTTTCTCGAATACCCTGTTGTCTTGTCCCGATCCCTCTCCATAAGAAAAGTACACGGCCATGGAATCAGGCAGCTCTTTTGGCCAGGGGCATTGCTCAAGAATGGAATGTGCCGGTTCTTTATGGGCTGGAATGGAGGCGACATGTTTCGGCCCAAACGTCTGGCGGATCAGAAGCTCGGCGGTCTATGGCTTCTGACGCCTTCGTAGTGACGTGTCCTTTCCCTGAAGCAATGCCTGTTATTCTCGTAGATGATGTATGTACTACGGGAACGACATTACGTCGTGGAGCATCTGCATTAAAGAGAAAAGGGGTGAAAGTCCCTTATGCCATAACATGGTCTACATCTCTTCGTTTTTCCCGTTAA
- a CDS encoding GNAT family N-acetyltransferase, with the protein MKTKLEYAFYDSKQAVTPAELRDLYRFTQWGRSRSLEDIQRMLDGTTMCFSVRHDMKLVAFCRILTDFVFRGTLWDIMVHPDHQGKGIGSALIDYALNHPAIHSIPMILTYTSELGPFLAQYGFEEKEGALMLLRCPIEYS; encoded by the coding sequence ATGAAAACCAAGCTTGAGTATGCTTTCTACGACAGTAAGCAAGCGGTAACTCCTGCTGAGCTCCGCGATCTTTACCGTTTTACCCAATGGGGGCGAAGCCGCTCTTTAGAAGATATACAGCGCATGCTAGACGGAACAACCATGTGTTTTTCTGTCCGGCATGATATGAAGTTAGTTGCTTTTTGTCGTATCCTTACAGACTTTGTTTTTCGGGGAACTCTTTGGGATATTATGGTTCATCCAGACCATCAAGGGAAGGGTATTGGCTCTGCTCTTATTGATTATGCCCTCAATCACCCGGCTATACACTCTATTCCCATGATACTTACATACACCAGCGAGTTGGGGCCTTTTCTGGCTCAATATGGTTTTGAGGAGAAGGAAGGGGCTTTAATGTTGTTGCGTTGCCCCATTGAATATTCTTGA
- a CDS encoding DUF3084 domain-containing protein: protein MQAQIWSDMNWRLIITLLVVSAILAYLGDRVGMRIGKKRISLFGLRPRHTSQIITAFTGVLISIAILGTMSVVSENVRTALFSMKFLQSQLTNLTAELQDSRDEVQLMSIRLVESQSKLEAQEKKLQEVQNQLASVRPELEKARGDLSQIKNEKNALEREKYKLDEEVGSLRQEASRLREGLIQVRSGRIAVFAGELLGQHVIQPKSSPSKVDALFQELRRRAEFVVGLRSGVSPDEITLAVDLEEEKAKIQECTNSENRKFIRIIANANVLQGEDVRVRYEVYDSRLVYSKGENIASRSWVPKGADAESFLHDLLAEVNHQAVDEGIMPDPVSGKVGAMDATAFFDAVEELQKATKVMSVKVLAAENIYTEGPVQIVFHITPFGASS from the coding sequence GTGCAAGCCCAGATATGGTCTGATATGAACTGGAGACTCATTATAACGCTCCTTGTTGTCAGTGCTATCCTGGCGTATTTAGGTGACAGGGTTGGGATGCGTATAGGGAAGAAACGAATCTCTCTTTTCGGTTTACGTCCTCGCCATACGAGCCAAATCATTACCGCATTTACAGGAGTGCTTATATCTATCGCTATTCTTGGAACCATGTCTGTAGTTTCAGAGAACGTTCGTACGGCCCTTTTTTCCATGAAATTTTTACAGAGCCAACTTACAAATCTCACAGCAGAGCTTCAAGATAGTCGGGATGAAGTACAGCTCATGTCTATACGCCTTGTGGAGAGCCAGAGTAAACTTGAAGCCCAAGAGAAGAAGTTGCAGGAAGTTCAGAACCAACTGGCTTCTGTCCGTCCAGAGCTGGAAAAGGCCAGGGGTGATTTGTCTCAGATAAAAAATGAGAAGAATGCCCTTGAGAGAGAAAAATATAAACTTGATGAGGAAGTAGGAAGTCTTCGCCAAGAAGCGAGCCGTTTGCGAGAGGGGTTAATTCAGGTTCGCAGTGGCCGTATCGCTGTTTTTGCAGGAGAGCTTCTTGGGCAGCACGTTATTCAACCTAAAAGTTCTCCAAGTAAAGTAGATGCCCTTTTTCAAGAACTTCGCCGTCGAGCCGAGTTTGTGGTGGGGCTTCGATCGGGAGTTTCTCCTGACGAAATTACATTGGCAGTTGACCTAGAGGAAGAAAAAGCTAAAATTCAGGAGTGTACGAATTCGGAAAATAGGAAATTTATACGCATTATAGCGAACGCTAACGTTTTACAAGGTGAAGATGTGAGAGTGCGTTATGAGGTATATGATAGCCGGCTGGTTTATTCTAAAGGGGAGAATATTGCTTCCCGATCTTGGGTTCCTAAAGGTGCAGATGCAGAATCCTTTCTCCATGATCTTTTGGCAGAGGTTAATCATCAAGCAGTGGACGAGGGAATTATGCCAGATCCTGTAAGTGGCAAGGTAGGAGCTATGGATGCGACAGCTTTTTTTGATGCTGTAGAGGAACTGCAAAAGGCTACAAAAGTGATGAGTGTAAAGGTTTTGGCTGCGGAAAATATCTATACCGAAGGCCCCGTCCAAATCGTTTTTCATATTACACCCTTTGGGGCCTCTTCCTAG
- a CDS encoding YkgJ family cysteine cluster protein — translation MKNEEPLPWWREGLRFSCIGCGRCCRGEPGAIWVSPIDEERIACWLNIDIPTFRIKNETQRWGAPSLREKEGGACVFYTLETGRCAIYPVRPIQCSLFPFWPHVVRTPQSWEQTAQMCPGMNQGRLYPAQEIKFMTMLFPRVNRM, via the coding sequence ATGAAGAATGAAGAGCCCCTTCCGTGGTGGAGAGAGGGATTGCGTTTTTCCTGTATAGGGTGCGGACGATGTTGCAGAGGAGAACCTGGCGCCATTTGGGTCTCTCCTATAGATGAGGAACGGATCGCCTGTTGGTTGAACATAGATATTCCTACATTCCGAATAAAAAATGAAACTCAAAGATGGGGAGCCCCCAGCCTTCGCGAAAAAGAAGGAGGGGCATGTGTGTTTTATACTCTAGAAACGGGGCGTTGTGCTATTTATCCTGTGAGGCCGATACAGTGCTCCCTTTTCCCCTTTTGGCCTCATGTAGTGCGTACCCCTCAATCGTGGGAACAGACAGCTCAAATGTGCCCTGGGATGAATCAAGGACGACTATATCCAGCCCAGGAAATAAAGTTTATGACCATGCTGTTCCCTAGAGTAAATCGTATGTAA
- a CDS encoding flagellar basal body P-ring protein FlgI produces MKRSAKISICFLTLFFLWSSQVTNLWAAIHPGVRIKDLVDIQGVRSNQLVGVGLVMGLQGTGDKSKMALQMIRNVMSQFGLTLDDGAIKSKNVATVTVTCELPPFARPGQQIDVTISTMGDAKSLQGGTLLQVPLKGADGLVYAVAQGPVLVGGFATGGQAASMTKNVVTVGRIPGGAIVERDVPMTFTADGTVSLLLREPDFTTSERIAKSINSRFGAVATPVDAGMVTIALPGQFTSSPSSFISQIEGLTVQPDAIARVVVNERTGTVVMGGDVKISAVAVAHGNLTVRVTEKPEVVQPQPFGEGRTAVQPRTEIEAEEQGGSLISLGASSTVNQLVDSLNAVGATPRDIISILQAVKEAGALHGDLVVM; encoded by the coding sequence ATGAAAAGAAGTGCAAAAATATCCATATGCTTTCTCACCCTCTTTTTCTTATGGAGCTCTCAGGTGACGAATTTGTGGGCAGCGATTCATCCTGGAGTTCGAATAAAGGATCTGGTAGATATTCAAGGAGTTCGATCAAATCAGCTTGTTGGTGTGGGGCTGGTTATGGGGTTGCAGGGTACTGGCGATAAGTCGAAGATGGCGCTTCAGATGATACGTAACGTAATGAGCCAGTTTGGCCTAACTCTTGACGATGGAGCTATAAAAAGTAAGAATGTCGCTACTGTAACAGTAACGTGCGAACTTCCTCCCTTTGCCCGCCCAGGGCAGCAAATAGACGTAACGATAAGCACTATGGGAGACGCCAAGAGTCTTCAAGGCGGTACGTTGCTTCAAGTTCCCCTAAAGGGGGCGGATGGGCTTGTTTATGCGGTAGCCCAAGGGCCGGTACTTGTAGGAGGTTTCGCAACAGGTGGACAAGCAGCTTCTATGACTAAAAATGTAGTTACGGTTGGCAGAATTCCCGGGGGAGCTATAGTGGAACGGGACGTACCTATGACTTTTACTGCCGATGGAACTGTTTCCCTGCTTCTCAGGGAGCCTGATTTTACTACATCAGAACGAATTGCCAAGTCTATTAATTCTCGTTTTGGTGCAGTGGCGACACCTGTTGATGCGGGAATGGTAACCATTGCCCTTCCTGGGCAGTTCACTTCCTCGCCTTCTTCTTTTATATCCCAAATAGAAGGTCTCACCGTGCAACCAGATGCCATAGCTCGCGTAGTGGTGAACGAAAGAACCGGTACGGTTGTTATGGGTGGTGATGTAAAGATAAGCGCTGTAGCAGTCGCTCATGGAAATCTGACGGTGCGCGTTACGGAGAAACCCGAAGTCGTCCAGCCTCAGCCTTTCGGAGAAGGACGAACGGCAGTACAGCCAAGAACGGAAATTGAAGCGGAAGAGCAGGGCGGAAGCCTTATCTCTCTTGGAGCCTCGTCGACGGTCAATCAGCTTGTGGATTCTCTTAATGCTGTAGGAGCAACGCCCAGAGATATTATCTCTATCCTTCAGGCAGTGAAAGAGGCTGGGGCTCTCCATGGAGACCTTGTAGTTATGTAG